The segment TTATTAACAACTTTTTATAGGTTTATGTCAGGAAAAAAAGATGAAAAAAACAAATAAATTTTAAAAATAAAACATTTACTTTTAATTAATGTTTGATATTTGAATCTAAATTAATATGCAAAAAGAAGAGCTTTGAATAATTTGTTCAAAAACGAAATATATCAATCAAAATACAAGTCAGTTTTCCTGAAATTGGGAACCCATACCGTTTGGGCCTTAATAGCCTTAATAGTTATTGGAGGCGCTACTAGGGTAATGGAGGCAGGTCTTGCTTGCCCTGATTGGCCTTTATGTTATGGGACTTTGCTACCTCTTAATCATATGAATTTAAGAGTTTTTCTAGAATGGTTCCATCGTTTGGATGCTTTCCTTGTAGGGCTGTTAATTCTTTCTGAATTCATACTTTCAATAGTTTGGAGAAAAGATCTTCCAAATTGGTTACCAAAAACTTATTCATTATTAGTCTTCTTAGTAATTGTTCAAGGCTCTATTGGGGCATTTACAGTAATTAATTTACTTAATTCCTACTCAGTAACTGCTCATCTTTTGACAGCTTTTTTACTCCTGATAACAACAATAACTATCAATCAGAATCTAGAAAATAATGGGGTTAATAAATCATTGACTTGGTGGAAGATATTATTATTTCTCCCCCTAATACTCACTTTGGTTCAATCTTTTATTGGAGTAAGGCTTTCATCAACTTGGTCTTCACATCTCTGCTTATCTTTTAATAAACAATGTTTAATTTTAGATACTCATAAATTATTTGCTATCCCAATTTCTATTTCTATTTTATTTATTTTTGCTATCTCAATATATAAACAAGATTTGTTCCAGAATAATTGGAGATACCTTTGCTCACTTTTTTTGCTTTTGATTTTCCAAGTTGTTCTAGGAGTATTAAGCCTTAGAACTAATTTAAGTGAACCTCTTTTTGTTATTGGTCATCAACTTAATGCTTCTTTGTTAATTGCGACCCTAACATCATTGATTTTTAGAAATCCTTACCAAAATAAAAAAATCAATCAACCATTTAATTCAGTAATAGTAGGTTTAAAATCATGAAAAGTAATTTAGAAAACTTAAATTTCCAGACTTCAATTCGTGAACAAGTTGTACCTTCAAGAAAAAAAGTAAAACTACCTGCGTGGCTTGAAGTTGCCAAGCCTAGGTTGATTCCATTATTACTGGCTACAACTTTAGGAGGAATGGCATTAACGGAAGAATGGCCTTTATCCTCTCCTAAGCTTATATGTACATTAGGAGGAGGTGCCTTGGCAGCTGCGGCAGCTGGAGCGCTTAATTGTTTGTGGGAAATGGACCTAGATAAGAGGATGAAAAGGACAAGTGATAGAGCTTTACCATCAGGTAAATTATCATTTAATACTGTTTTTTTAGGTGCAGTATCTTGTACATTGGCAGCTGCAATGCTTTTGATAAGTGGGGTAAATTATTTAGCTGCTGGTTTAACATTGTTGGGATTATGTAGTTATGTAATTTTATATACGATAATTCTTAAACCAAGAACAACTCAAAATATTGTTTTTGGTGGTGTTGCAGGAGCCATACCTCCTTTAGTAGGAGCTTCGGCAGCCACCGGTCATGTAGGACTTAGTGGTTGGTGGTTATTTAGTTTGGTAATGCTTTGGACCCCAGCTCATTTTTGGGCTCTTGCAATTTTATTAAAAGATGATTATGCGTCTGTAGGTATACCTATGCTCCCTTCCGTTAAGGGTTCAGAGTTTACCGTCAAAGCTATTTCTCGCTACGGATGGGCAACTGTTTTTATGAGTATTCTTGGAGTTTTTGCTTTACCTGAGGGAGGAATCCTTTATCTAATAATGCTTTTACCTTTTAATGGAAGACTTTTACAATTAATAAATAGATTGAAAAGTTCACCAGACGATTTAGAAAAAGCTAAAGGATTATTCAGATGGTCAATACTTTATATGTTTGGTATTTGTCTGTTGCTATTGATTTCAAGAACTCAACTTTCTGTGGATTTTGAACATCAGTCTATGCAAATGTTCTTATCATTAAAGGCATACTTTAATTATTAGATTGATGTAAAGTATTAGAGGATAAATTTTAGTTTGATGAATTATATACAAATTAAGGATCTTTCAAAATCATATTCTGATATTAAGGCATTAAAAAATTTATCAATGGAAATTAATGCAGGTACATTATTTGGAATCTTAGGTCCAAATGGTGCAGGTAAGTCTACTCTCATAAAAATACTAGCTACTTTAGTAGAACCAGATGGTGGTGAGGTTTTTGTAAATAATATCAATTTAATTAAAAATCCAAGAAAAATTAGAGAATTAATTGGTTATGTGGCTCAAGATATTGCTCTCGATAAAATCCTTACAGGGCGAGAGTTATTAGATTTTCAGTCGGATTTATATCATATGAATAAAAAGGAAAAATACGAAAGAATAAAATTATTAATAAATCAATTAGAGATGAATGATTGGATTGATAGAAAATGCGGAACATATTCAGGAGGAATGAAAAGAAGAATAGATTTGGCTGCAGGCCTTTTACATTTGCCCAAAGTTTTAATATTAGATGAACCAACGGTAGGTTTGGATATTGAAAGTAGAAATATAATTTGGCAACTTTTGAAAGATTTGAAGAATGATGGCATGACTATTATTTTGAGTAGTCATTATCTTGATGAAATAGATAAATTAGCCGATAGTTTGGTAATAATTGATGATGGTAAAGTTATAGCTCAAGGAACACCTGCTCAACTTAAAAATAAATTAGGAGGAGATAGAATAACTTTAAAAGTAAGAGAATTTAGTAATCATGAAGAGTCTAAAAAAATTAGTGAAATTTTATCCTCAATCAATGGAATCAGCCAGATTATCATAAATAAGGCTCAAGGTTATGCAATTAATTTTGTAGTAGATAAGGAAAAGGATTTGCTCACAAAACTAAAAGTAGAATTAGCTTTTTCAAAGTTTGAAATTTTTTCTCTTGCTCAAAGTCAACCTAGCTTAGATGATGTATATCTACAGGCGACTGGCAAAACATTATTAGATGCTGAAATTTCTATGACTGGGAAAAGAGATCTAAAAAAAGAATCGAAGCAATCAATGAGATAAAATAATAAATTTTTTGATAATTAATTATAATAATGATTAAAAGTTCTTAAATAATGGAATTAAAACAATATAATTTATTTTTTTTATATCAAGAAACTGTTGCTTTAACCAAAAGATTATTTATCCAATTAAAAAGAAGACCTTCTACTCTTTTAGCGGGCATATTGCAACCTATAATTTGGCTCTTTTTATTTGGAGCTCTTTTCTCAAAAGCTCCTGAAGGTTTTCTACCAGGAGTTGATTCTTATGGGAATTTTTTGGGAGCAGGACTAATTGTTTTTACTGCTTTTAGTGGAGCGTTGAATTCAGGCTTGCCTTTAATGTTTGATAGAGAGTTTGGCTTTTTAAATAGGTTACTTGTTGCACCTCTAGCGAGTAGATTGTCTATTGTTTTATCCTCATTCTTTTACATAACTATTCTGAGTTTTGTTCAAAGTATTGTGATAATGATTGTTTCATTTGTTTTGGGTTATGGATGGCCTGACTTTTATGGGTTAGGAATTGTTTTTACAACATTAATATTATTAGTACTCTTTGTGACATCAATAAGCCTCTGTTTGGCTTTTATTTTACCTGGTCATATTGAATTAATTGCTCTTATATTTGTAATAAATTTGCCTCTTCTTTTTGCAAGTACTGCGTTAGCACCCATTTCTTTTATGCCAAATTGGTTAGGGTGGCTAGCCTCCTTAAATCCATTAACTTTTGCGATTGAACCTATCAGGATTGCTTATACTCAAACTATCAATTTAGATGTGGTAGCTTTACACGCACCATATGGTGACTTAACTTGTAAGAGTTGTATCTCAATTTTATTTTCTCTAACAGTTTTTTCCTTAATTATTATAAGACCACTGTTAAATAGAAAATTAAATTAATAAATTTATGTTTTTAAAAGATCATCTAAAAGATACTTACCAAAAAGCATCTTTTGATAACAATCATTTGATGTTAGAAAATATAATTAATATATGGGCACATAGGTTTGGACCTGAATCTTTAAATGAACTATTTGTTAAAGATCAAGATCAAGATCAATTAAAATTGATAGAAGAGAATCAGGCAGAGGCAAGTCAGAATCAAATCAATTTGGAATTAATAGAAGATCATCAGTCAGAGGCAAATCAGAATCAAACCAATTTGGAATTAATAGAAGAGCATCAGTCAGAGGTAAATCAGAATCAAATCAATTTGGAATTATTAAAAAATCTTCAATACGAAGAAAAGATAGAATTTAAACCTAAAGAAACAAAAAAATCAAATAATACTGAAATTATTAATAAAGATATTTATGGTTCTTATAAAAATGAAAGTGAATTTAAAGATAAAGAAGAATTGCCATTACCTAATATAAAAAACTTGAGAAAATGGATTAATAACGAGAAAAAAGCCAGCTAAGTTTTTACATCATTCCTGGCATACCCATGCCGCCCATTCCTGGCATACCCATGCCGCCCATTCCTGGCATACCCATTCCACCCATTCCTGGCATACCCATTCCACCCATTCCACCCATTCCACCCATTCCACCCATTCCACCCATTGGATCTGCCCCTGGTCCTCCAGGTGCTGCCTCTGGTTCTGGGATATCAGCAACTGCAACTTCCGTAGTAATTATCATTGCAGCGATTGATACTGAATCTTGAAGAGCTAATCGAATAACTTTAGTAGGATCTAATATTCCTGACTCGTTTAAGTTTTCATATTCCCCATTATTAGCATTAAAACCCTTACCAAGTCTTTTTATATCAGCGATAACAACATCTCCATTAAAACCAGCATTTTTTGCAATTTGTTTTGTAGGTTCTAAAAGTGCGTTTGTAATAATATCTATACCTGTAGTCAAATCATCTGATATTTCTTTACGTGAATTAGAAAGTTCATTTGATATTTCAATTAAGGTTTGTCCTCCCCCTGAAACAACTCCTTCCTCGATAGCAGCTTTTGTAGCATTGAGTGAATCTTCTATTCTTAATTTTTTATATTTCATCTCTGTTTCTGTCGCAGCCCCAACTTTAATAAGAGCTACTCCTCCAGCAAGTTTTGCTATCCTTTCGTTTATCTTATCTTTATCGTATTCCGATTCAGTTATTTCTACTTCCCTTTTTAATTTCTCAACTCTTTCTTGGACAAGGTCTTTGGTATCGTCGAAAGCTACGATTGTTGTTTTATCCTTTGAAATTGTTATTTTTTTAGCTTTTCCAAGATCATTAAGAGTAACTTCTTCTAATTTCATTGATTGATCTTCGCTAATTAATTTAGCTCCTGTAAGAATTGCAATATCTTCCAGGGCAGCTTTTCTCCTTTCTCCAAATGATGGAGCTCGAACAGCCGAAACATTTAATACACCACTATTTTTATTTAATACAAGAGTTGTTAGAGCTTCCCCTTCAATATCTTCAGCTAGAATTAAAAATGGAGAAGCAGATTTTTGAACCTCTTCGAGGATAGGGACCAAGTTGGTTAATGTTGATATCTTTTGGTCAGTGATTAGGATCTTAGGATTTTCAAGTTCACAAATTTGTCTTTCTTGATCTGTTACAAAATAAGGTGAACTATAACCTCTATCAAAAGACATTCCTTCTGTGATGTCTAACTCTGTCTCTAGGGATTGTGATTCTTCTACTGTTATAACCCCATCTGAGGTTACAATATCCATTGCTTTTGAAATTATTGAACCAATATCTTCATCTCCTCCTGCACTTACTGTCGCAACTTTTTTAATATCGGAGCCATTTATTTTGATACTCTTTGATCTTAATTTTTCTAAAACAAAATTTAATCCTTTCTCCATTCCTTTTTTTAGCTCAATAGGACTAGCTCCCGCAGCTATATTTTTTAAACCTTCTTGAACCATTATTTGAGTCAAGATTGTTGCTGTTGTTGTTCCATCACCAGCACTCTCTTTAGTTTTTGATGCTACTTGTTCTATTAATTTTGCCCCTAAATTAGAGATGGGATTGTCAAGGTTGATTTCTTTAGCAACAGTAGATCCATCTCTTACTATGTCTGGAGAACCGAATTTTCTTTCTATTACGACATTCTTTGCCTTTGGACCAATAGTAACTTTAACAGCATTTGCGACAGTATTTATTCCTTTTTCAAGCGCTTCTCTAGATTCGTTCGAAAAGCTTAATTGTTTTGGCATGTTTATTAAATCTTTATATAATTATTCTAATGTCCCATGGAATTATATTTAAGGGATACTTAATTAAGTGGGGAAAGCCGAATTTCTCTTAAATAGCTATCCAAATTAATCAAATTATGAGTATCTTAATGTTATGGATAAAACAGGGAATCTTATTTTTACTTTAACTGCCACACTAGCAGCTGCAATGACTCTTATATATTTTCCTCTTAGATTTTTTTTGACTTTAACTGCTAGAAGTCGAAGATTAAAACTTCTACAAAAGATTAGAAGATTAAGGGATGAGTTGGTTCAACCATATGAAAGTACATAATTAAATACTCATGCCCCCATCAATACTTATTGTTTGTCCTGTTATATAGCTTCCAGCATTACTCGAGACTAAGAATGAAACTAAGTTTGCTATCTGTGAACAACTACCTAGCTTTCCTAATGGTATGGCTTTGATAATCTCTTCGTTATTTAGTTTTTCAGTCATTTCTGTTTCTATAAAACCTGGAGCTATAGCATTAACATTTATCCCTCTTGAAGCAAATTCTTTTGCACAGGTTTTTGTAAAGCCAATAACACCTGCTTTTGCGGCAGAATAATTTGCTTGTCCAGGATTTCCAATTATTCCGACAATAGATGAGATATTAATTATCTTTCCGCTTCTTTTTTTTATCATAAATTTTGAAGCATATTTTGTACAAAGAAAAACCCCTTTTAAGTTTGTATTTAGAACGTCATCCCATTGTTCTGATTTCATTCGCATTAAGAGCCCATCTCTTGTTATGCCAGCATTATTTACAAGAATATCTATAGCACCATTTATCTTTATGATTTCTTCAAAAGCCTTACTAACAGATTCTTCTTTTGAAACATCAAATTTTAATTTATGAACTTTGCCTCCAGACTCTTTAATTAGATTTACAACTTCTTCAGCTTTTTCATCAGACGAAGAATAATTTATTATGACTTTTGCACCTAAATTACTAAGTTCTAAGGCAATTTCTTTACCAATGCCCCTGCTAGCCCCTGTAATTAAAGCAACTTTACCTGTTAAAGATTCTGTATTTGACATTGTGAAATTTTTATAATTTAAAATCGTAGTACTATTTGTGCAAACATATTACTTTTATTTATAATTATCTAGAAAATATAAACTCAAATTATTGTGCATGTACTAATACCCGCGGCAGGCAGTGGTAGCAGAATGAAAGCTGGAAGAAATAAATTACTTATTGAATTAGAAGGGGAATCTCTTATTTTTTGGACTATAAAATCTGTATTATCTGCAAGTTTAGTCAGCTGGGTAGGAATAATTGGGCAGCCGTATGATAAACAAGAATTATTAAAATCAGTAAAAAATTTTTCTAACAAAATCAAATGGATAAATGGTGGAGATACGAGGCAAAAGTCTGTCTTTAATGGTTTAAATTCTCTTCCATCTACTGCTGAGAAAGTTTTAATTCATGATGGTGCTAGATGCTTAGTTGGTCCCGACTTAATAAATAAATGTGCTATGGAATTAGAACAAAATGATGCAGTTATTTTAGCTACCAAGGTTACCGACACAATAAAGATTGTTGATAATAGAGGTTATATTAAGGAAACACCAAATAGACAAAATTTATGGGCAGCTCAAACGCCTCAGGGTTTTTTAGTAAAGAGATTAAGAAAAGCTCATGAAATGGCAATTGAGAAAAATTGGACGGTTACAGATGATGCCTCGCTATTTGAAATGTTAAATTGGCAAGTAAAAATAATTGAGGGAAATTCATCAAATATAAAAATTACATCACCACTAGATCTGAAAATAGCAAAACTATTTTTAAAAGATTTTTAATAAGAAGGGATATGAATAATAAGTTTTCCATCGTCCCCATTTAATGTTGCTTCATAACCTAAAGGGATGCATGCATTACCAGATAAATGTCCAATAGGAAGGTCAAAAAGAATAGGAATATCAAATTCTTGAAGCCTCTCAATTATTAATTTTTTGAGTAAGCCGTTCCATTCAGGTGTACACACTTCATCTGAAAAACTTCCAAAACCAATACCTGAAATACCATTCAATTTGTTTGTCATTCTCAAATAAGTTAACATTCGATCAATTTTATAAATGTCTTCGTTTATGTCCTCAAATATTATTATTTTCCCTTTTAATTCAGGGAAATGATCAGTACCAATTAGAAAAGATGCAATAGTTAGATTAGAAACAACAATTTCTCCTTTTGCGATGCCTTTTTTTAAAGGTAAACCCTTAATATCATCAACATACCCCTCAAAAAGTAAATTTCTTAGTCTTCTTAAACTCCATTCAGGTTCTTTAAAAAGAGTAGTAATCATAGGTCCATGAATCGAGCCAAAAGATCCTTTTGAATATTTTGATAACAAGAGTGAACATGTATCAGAGAAACCAATCATTAACCCATTACCCCAATTTGGATTTTTTTCTAAAAGTCTTGCGGCGCCCCATCCACCTTTAGCAAAAATGATGACTTTCTTATTTTGAGCTTTTTCAAGTTCTTCAAATCTTGTTTGATCATCTCCAGCAAAATACCCAAACTTTCTTGAGAGGATATTATTGTGAACAATCTTCAATCCCCATGTTTTTAAAACATCTATGCCCTTTATAAAATCCTCTTCATTATCTATAAAAGAGCTTGGAGCTAAAATTTGAATCTCATCTCCTTTTTTTAATTTAACTAGCATTCTTTTTATAAGTTATGAGGCGATTATGAATCCCAATAATATTAAGCCTCCATATATAGATTGGTTTTTAAAATGATCACCAATTTTTTTAATGGATTGTTTACTTTCAGGAAATATTTTCAAAATATCTTTTTGCATTAAAAATCCTGTTATTAACCAAATTGGCCAAAAAACAAAATTTAGTTGATTGATGAAAGCACATATTGCAAGAAAACTGGAAGTTAAAAAATAACAAATTTGAATAGTTTTTTTTGTATTGTAAGCAAGGTTAACTGCGGAACTGTTTACTCCAATTTGAATATCATATTTTTTATCAGCCAAAGCATATACAGTATCAAAACCAAAAGTCCAAAAAATCGTAGCGAGCCAGCAAAATAATAAAACAATACTATTTATATTACCTTCGTTCGCAGCCCAAGGTATTACAACTGCAAATCCCCAGCATATAGATAAGATAAATTGCGGATATTTAAACCATCTCTTTGCAGAAGGATAAATTAAAATTAAAGGTAAAGCAAAAAAAGCAAGTGAAAGAGAAAGTAGTCTTCCATTCTCTGGAAGCGACAAAGTTAAAAAGAAACTACATATAATCAAAAATATAAGTATTAAGTATGCCGTTTTAGTACTGATTTTATTTGCAGCAAGAGGTCTGTTTTTGGTCCTTAAGACTTTTTGATCTATTCTTTTATCCCAAATATCATTAGCAACACAACCTAAGCCACTAACTAATAATCCACCGATTAAAATTTTCAACAACATGTAAATGCTTGGATTTGATTCGGGCGTAAGATATAAACTCCATCCAGCGGGAATAAGTAGAATAAGTCTCCCTGTCGGCTTATTCCATCTTAATAATTTAAAAAGGATATTAATTTTAGAATTTTGGTCTTTCTTTATCACAGGATCTTTATTTCATAACTTTAAATAATCTAACTAGAAATTAGGCAAATCTATAATTTAATAATCAATCTTAAGTATATTAATTACTGTATTTAGGATCTCTATTTTTTAGAGAATAAAAATGATACAGAAAAAAAAATTAAGTAATCTGCAAGAAAAAGATATTTCCGTAGCCTCAATTGATATTGGAACCAACTCCACTCATCTCTTAATCGCTGAAATTAATTCAGATCTCAAATCCTTTTCAATAAAATTTACTGATAAATCTACAACACGTCTAGGAGAGAGAGATGAAGAGGGAAATCTTACTGAGGAATCAATTCAAAGAGTTTTAAAGACCCTAAAGCGTTTTCAAGAGTACTGCAAAAGTAATGGTGTTAATCAAATAGTAACTGCTGCAACGAGTGCTGTTAGGGAGGCTCCAAATGGTCGAGACTTTTTAAATAGGGTTCAAAGTGATTTAGATATTCAAATAGAACTTATAAGCGGATCTGAAGAGGCTAGATTAATTTATCTTGGTGTTTTGTCTGGGATGGTTTTGGAAGATAAGTCTTACGTAATTATTGATATAGGTGGAGGTTCCACAGAATTAATACTTGCAGATCAAAAAGACGCAATAGCTCTTACAAGTTCTAGAGTTGGAGCTGTTAGGCTCAAAAATGATTTTTTTCTTGATAGTGAACCCATCAATAGAGAAAGATCTAATTTTTTGAGAACTTTTATTCAAGGCTCCTTAGAACCATCTATTGAAAAAATTAAAAGGAGATTACAAAGAGGAAAGACGGTCTCAATGATTGCTACAAGTGGAACTGCAATTTCACTAGGAAATTTAATTTTATCTGACCTTGGGCAGCCAAAACAAAAGATGCATGGTTATAAATTTAAAAAAGAAAATTTAGAGATTGTCTTGGAAAAATTAATTAAAATGCCAATTTCTGAAATAAAGAAAATTCCTTCACTCAGTGAAAGAAGATCGGAAATAATAATTCCAGGTGCATTAATTTTAAAAACCTCAATGGAGATGTTGAATTTTGATCAGTTGACAATTAGTGAGAGGGCCCTAAGGGAAGGATTAGTAGTTGATTGGATGCTTCGCCAAGGAATAATAAAAAATGAATTTAATATTCAAAGTAATATTAGGAAAACTACCATAGTTCATCAGGCTAGAAAGTTTGGTGTTGATAAAGAAAGATCTGAGAAAGTTACTAATATCGCATTTCAAATCTATGATCAAACTAAAAATATTTTTCATGGAGATACTGATTCAAAAGCAAAAGATCTCCTTTGGGCAGCCTGTAACCTTTATGATTGTGGGAAATATGTAAATATAAGTTCTTATCATAAACATTCTTGGTATTTAATTAAAAACTGCGAATTATTGGGATATTCTCAATCCGAGACAAATATTATTGCTTCAATAGTTAGATATCACAGAAAGACTTTACCAAAAAAAAGACATGAATCTTGGCAAAGTTTAATCTCAAAAGAAGATAAAACATTAGTACTTGAAATGTCTTTAATTTTAAGATTAGCGGCCTCTCTGGATCAAAGACCTGAAAATGTCTTGTCTTCTATAAAAATTAAATTACTAAATAATATTTTTGCAATTGAACTGATACCTTTAAAATCAAATAAAGATCTTCTTCTCGAAAAATGGAGCTTAGAGTTATGTAGTAAGGTGGTTAAAGAATTAAAAAATTTAGAGTTGAAAGTTGTTTAATTTTTATTCATAAGTTCTTCTTTAGGAAGTTGATTTTGGAATGATTCTGAAAAAATATTAAAAATCAAAGATGAAGCTAATAGGCCTAATATTCCTGAAATTAAAATAAAGATAATAACCTTGATAGAATTCTGATTCTTCAAGCTTCTGT is part of the Prochlorococcus marinus subsp. pastoris str. CCMP1986 genome and harbors:
- a CDS encoding 4-hydroxybenzoate polyprenyltransferase, which gives rise to MIKKDQNSKINILFKLLRWNKPTGRLILLIPAGWSLYLTPESNPSIYMLLKILIGGLLVSGLGCVANDIWDKRIDQKVLRTKNRPLAANKISTKTAYLILIFLIICSFFLTLSLPENGRLLSLSLAFFALPLILIYPSAKRWFKYPQFILSICWGFAVVIPWAANEGNINSIVLLFCWLATIFWTFGFDTVYALADKKYDIQIGVNSSAVNLAYNTKKTIQICYFLTSSFLAICAFINQLNFVFWPIWLITGFLMQKDILKIFPESKQSIKKIGDHFKNQSIYGGLILLGFIIAS
- a CDS encoding S66 peptidase family protein, with the translated sequence MLVKLKKGDEIQILAPSSFIDNEEDFIKGIDVLKTWGLKIVHNNILSRKFGYFAGDDQTRFEELEKAQNKKVIIFAKGGWGAARLLEKNPNWGNGLMIGFSDTCSLLLSKYSKGSFGSIHGPMITTLFKEPEWSLRRLRNLLFEGYVDDIKGLPLKKGIAKGEIVVSNLTIASFLIGTDHFPELKGKIIIFEDINEDIYKIDRMLTYLRMTNKLNGISGIGFGSFSDEVCTPEWNGLLKKLIIERLQEFDIPILFDLPIGHLSGNACIPLGYEATLNGDDGKLIIHIPSY
- the fabG gene encoding 3-oxoacyl-[acyl-carrier-protein] reductase, with translation MSNTESLTGKVALITGASRGIGKEIALELSNLGAKVIINYSSSDEKAEEVVNLIKESGGKVHKLKFDVSKEESVSKAFEEIIKINGAIDILVNNAGITRDGLLMRMKSEQWDDVLNTNLKGVFLCTKYASKFMIKKRSGKIINISSIVGIIGNPGQANYSAAKAGVIGFTKTCAKEFASRGINVNAIAPGFIETEMTEKLNNEEIIKAIPLGKLGSCSQIANLVSFLVSSNAGSYITGQTISIDGGMSI
- a CDS encoding heme o synthase; this translates as MKSNLENLNFQTSIREQVVPSRKKVKLPAWLEVAKPRLIPLLLATTLGGMALTEEWPLSSPKLICTLGGGALAAAAAGALNCLWEMDLDKRMKRTSDRALPSGKLSFNTVFLGAVSCTLAAAMLLISGVNYLAAGLTLLGLCSYVILYTIILKPRTTQNIVFGGVAGAIPPLVGASAATGHVGLSGWWLFSLVMLWTPAHFWALAILLKDDYASVGIPMLPSVKGSEFTVKAISRYGWATVFMSILGVFALPEGGILYLIMLLPFNGRLLQLINRLKSSPDDLEKAKGLFRWSILYMFGICLLLLISRTQLSVDFEHQSMQMFLSLKAYFNY
- a CDS encoding ABC transporter permease: MELKQYNLFFLYQETVALTKRLFIQLKRRPSTLLAGILQPIIWLFLFGALFSKAPEGFLPGVDSYGNFLGAGLIVFTAFSGALNSGLPLMFDREFGFLNRLLVAPLASRLSIVLSSFFYITILSFVQSIVIMIVSFVLGYGWPDFYGLGIVFTTLILLVLFVTSISLCLAFILPGHIELIALIFVINLPLLFASTALAPISFMPNWLGWLASLNPLTFAIEPIRIAYTQTINLDVVALHAPYGDLTCKSCISILFSLTVFSLIIIRPLLNRKLN
- the groL gene encoding chaperonin GroEL (60 kDa chaperone family; promotes refolding of misfolded polypeptides especially under stressful conditions; forms two stacked rings of heptamers to form a barrel-shaped 14mer; ends can be capped by GroES; misfolded proteins enter the barrel where they are refolded when GroES binds); amino-acid sequence: MPKQLSFSNESREALEKGINTVANAVKVTIGPKAKNVVIERKFGSPDIVRDGSTVAKEINLDNPISNLGAKLIEQVASKTKESAGDGTTTATILTQIMVQEGLKNIAAGASPIELKKGMEKGLNFVLEKLRSKSIKINGSDIKKVATVSAGGDEDIGSIISKAMDIVTSDGVITVEESQSLETELDITEGMSFDRGYSSPYFVTDQERQICELENPKILITDQKISTLTNLVPILEEVQKSASPFLILAEDIEGEALTTLVLNKNSGVLNVSAVRAPSFGERRKAALEDIAILTGAKLISEDQSMKLEEVTLNDLGKAKKITISKDKTTIVAFDDTKDLVQERVEKLKREVEITESEYDKDKINERIAKLAGGVALIKVGAATETEMKYKKLRIEDSLNATKAAIEEGVVSGGGQTLIEISNELSNSRKEISDDLTTGIDIITNALLEPTKQIAKNAGFNGDVVIADIKRLGKGFNANNGEYENLNESGILDPTKVIRLALQDSVSIAAMIITTEVAVADIPEPEAAPGGPGADPMGGMGGMGGMGGMGGMGMPGMGGMGMPGMGGMGMPGMGGMGMPGMM
- the ispD gene encoding 2-C-methyl-D-erythritol 4-phosphate cytidylyltransferase — its product is MHVLIPAAGSGSRMKAGRNKLLIELEGESLIFWTIKSVLSASLVSWVGIIGQPYDKQELLKSVKNFSNKIKWINGGDTRQKSVFNGLNSLPSTAEKVLIHDGARCLVGPDLINKCAMELEQNDAVILATKVTDTIKIVDNRGYIKETPNRQNLWAAQTPQGFLVKRLRKAHEMAIEKNWTVTDDASLFEMLNWQVKIIEGNSSNIKITSPLDLKIAKLFLKDF
- a CDS encoding COX15/CtaA family protein, with translation MFKNEIYQSKYKSVFLKLGTHTVWALIALIVIGGATRVMEAGLACPDWPLCYGTLLPLNHMNLRVFLEWFHRLDAFLVGLLILSEFILSIVWRKDLPNWLPKTYSLLVFLVIVQGSIGAFTVINLLNSYSVTAHLLTAFLLLITTITINQNLENNGVNKSLTWWKILLFLPLILTLVQSFIGVRLSSTWSSHLCLSFNKQCLILDTHKLFAIPISISILFIFAISIYKQDLFQNNWRYLCSLFLLLIFQVVLGVLSLRTNLSEPLFVIGHQLNASLLIATLTSLIFRNPYQNKKINQPFNSVIVGLKS
- a CDS encoding ABC transporter ATP-binding protein codes for the protein MNYIQIKDLSKSYSDIKALKNLSMEINAGTLFGILGPNGAGKSTLIKILATLVEPDGGEVFVNNINLIKNPRKIRELIGYVAQDIALDKILTGRELLDFQSDLYHMNKKEKYERIKLLINQLEMNDWIDRKCGTYSGGMKRRIDLAAGLLHLPKVLILDEPTVGLDIESRNIIWQLLKDLKNDGMTIILSSHYLDEIDKLADSLVIIDDGKVIAQGTPAQLKNKLGGDRITLKVREFSNHEESKKISEILSSINGISQIIINKAQGYAINFVVDKEKDLLTKLKVELAFSKFEIFSLAQSQPSLDDVYLQATGKTLLDAEISMTGKRDLKKESKQSMR